DNA from Bacteroidota bacterium:
CAATACAGCACAAGAAATGAAAAACTAAAGATTGGAATAAAGAAGAATGGAATTCTTTCTGAAATACTTAATAAAAAACTCTGATACAGAGAGTCGCAGAGAAAATAATGTTTTTAGAAACTGAAAGTTTTGTACTGAAAGTGCATACCTGCATCGCTTTCGCGTAGCTTCCTGCCGGCAAGACAGAGTTTCAACTAAACAAATAAAACCAACACAATGGAAAATTATAAATTTTTGCTCGCAACAGATTATTCGGAAGCAGTTATGAATGCTGAACGTTATGCCGTTCAAATTGCAAAAGAAACAAACTCAACACTTATACTTCTTCATGTGTATTCAATTCCGGTTACATTTCCTTCAGAAGCAATAGAATATGTAAAAAGCAATGAGAAAATACGCCAATTTGAGAAAAAGCGTATTGAACAGCACCGTGATGAATTATTTCGTTCCTTGAATATAAGTCCTGAAAAATTACCCTGTGAATGTATCGTTCGGGAAGGAAGTGCCGGAAATCAAATTTACAAAGAAGCGGAAGAATCTCACGCGGATTTTATCATAGTGGGAACACATGGGGTAAGCGGATTTCGTGAAACATTTCTAGGAAGTCATTCGTGGGATGTCATCAGAAAAGCAAGGGTACCGGTGTTTGCCATTCCGAAAGACGCATTGTTCACCGGAATAAAAAATATTGTCTTTGGAACCACCTACCGAAAAGGTGAATTTTCGATTTTAGATTTTCTTATTCATTTTGCAAAGCAATTTGATGCAAAATTAACGCTTTTGCATGTAACAAATTATGTCCTCTCAAAAGATTTTGAAAGGGAAATGTTCGAAAAATTCAGAAGCGATGTAAAAGGAAAATTTTCTTACTCCAGATTAGAGGTTAAATTGCTGGTAAATGATGCGGTTGCAGAAAGACTGAACTTATACTGCTCCGATAACAAAACAGATCTGCTTATAATGACTGTCCCAAAAGCATCTTTATTTGAAAAAATATTTTTGCCCAATTTAAGCACGACAAGAAAAATGAGTTTTCACACACAAGTCCCGCTTCTTGCCATACCTGATTCCTACCATGTTGAGCATGCTGAAAAAATTATCCATTCCAGTGATATGGGTTGTTAGAGATAAAGGAACTACGTATTCTATCGCAGGATTTAAAAGAAATCTGGTGACCTGAATGTCAGGCAAATTAAAAACCATTCTCTTTCCAGAAATATTTTCCGGTGCTCAATTTATAGTATGCCAGCCGATCCTGCTTTGTTAACTGGAGTATGCCCTCATCAATTATTTTTATATCATTCATTTCAATTGGAATAATAACAGTATTTAAATTATCTATAATACCACGCTTACCTTCCTTTATTACAAAGGAAAAACCACCTTTAAAATTTTCAGCTTCATCATACTCAAATGGAATAATAAGCTTCCCGTTTTTATCAATAAAACCATATTTACCTCCTTTTTTTACTCTTGCCAAACCTTCACTAAATACGCCTGCCGACTCATATTGACAAGGTATCTGAAGTTTCAACCTCCGGTCAATATATCCCCACTTGCCCTTTCTCTGAATGGCAGCCATCTCTTCCGAAAAGATATTGATCGCCTCAAAATCACGTGGTATAACAAGCTTGCCTCTATTATCGATCAAACCCTGCTTTCCGTTCTTTTCCGCTTTAAACAATCCATCCTTAAATCCTTCGTTAAGACTTACATCATTGGAATAATCATATTCAACAGGTATAACAGGTTTCCCCTCAGGATTAATAAACCCATATTTGCCATCTTTAACCACAAGGCTCAATCCTTCCGAAAATTTATTCATTCTGTCAAATTCAAACGCTGTAAGTAATTCGCCTTTTGAATTTATCAAGCCATACTTTTGCAGGTATCTAACACGTGCAAACCCATTTTCAAAATTATCTGCCCAATCGTATTTACATGGAATAACAAGCTCACCCCTTTTGTCAATATAGCCCCATTGCCCGCCCAATTCAACATAAGCAAACCCTTCGTTATAATCTCCCGCCTTGTTGAATTGAGGGGCAATTACAACACTCCCCGCCTGATCAACATAACCATATTTGCCATTTTTAATAATTGCCGCATAGCCTTCCGAAAAATTAAAAACCTCCTCATATTCCAATGGCAAAATTAATTTACCAAGCTTATTCACGAAGCCATTTTTGCCGTTCTGCTTAACAGTTGCAAATCCATTATTGAAAGGATCGACCTCTTCATAAACAATGGGCACCACGGTTCGTCCTGATTTATTAATGAATCCTGCCCTGTTATTCAAACCAACCGCTGCGAGGCCTTCCGCAAAATCCTCTACCCAGTCATAAATGCAGGCTACGCGCAATTCCCCTGCTGAATCAATAAAACCAAACCTGTTATTTTCCTTTGCTTTATAAAAGTGCATAGCGGAAAGTTCAAGGTCAAGGTTCACCGTTTCCTGGTAAGGATAATCCGGGAATTCTATCCTGAATTTCGCGATGCGCTCAGGCCGATAATCGCTGACATACAAGGCATAAATATTGTGCCAGGCTGTTTCCACATTGTGATTCTCAGGATATTTTTTTATAAAATCGTGGTATTGCCCAATCGTCCCTTTGCCGGTACTTAAGGCAAAAATGGCATTCTCCGCCTCTTTTACAAATGGACTCTTAGGATACAATCTTAAAAAATTTTCATAGCTGCCGAGCGTATTATCTTTTGTAAACTCGCTGTACAAGCGCTCTTCATAATGTTCCTTGGCTTCTTTGACCTGCGGGGCTTGTGGGTAATTATCTATGAATTCCTTATACGACAGGTAAGTACCCGCCGCACCGGCAATAGTGTATGCCAGCTCATCCCGCAATTGCACGGCTTCTTTCACCTCGCTCGCGTCGCTAAAAAATTTAATGTATTTGTTGTACCATTCAACTGAATTTTTCTGTTTATAAATTTCGAATGCCTTACGATGAATAACTTCTTTTAATTCAAGGATAGTGTGCTCTGTCACCTTTAGCTTCACAAGCAGTTTTTTTTCTTTTTCCGGGGAAGATTTAAAAGCAAGTTCGGATCGTAACACATATAAATAAGCGGTATCAATATTAAACAAGGGATTGTCGTTGCGGGAATATATTGTGCTTAATCCGTAAGTCGCCCCGCAAGTATGATCTTTAAGCGACTTTTCGAAAAGTTGTTTGGCTTTGAAATAATCATAAATAGAAAGTGCGGCAAATCCTTTTTCAAGCCGGTTATCCCATATAGAACCAACCCCTATTGAAACAGCTAAAATAAATACTGCTATAATTCTATTTGCTCTCATATCTTGTTTAAAACGAACGCTAAATTCCGAAAACAAGTACCAAAACCTCCACTATATTTGTCAAAACAATTAACAAATGAACGTAGGAAAAGGACACTGGATCTTCGCGCTTATATTTCTCCTGGCGTTTATCGGGTATATGATCTGGGCTTATAGAAAAGACAAAGCCGTCAGTAACCGACACTACAGGGGCTCCTACTTTATTATTCTTTTCATGCTATTGGTTTTAGCTTTTGTTTATGCATTTGTAAAGCTAAAGACCGGTTAATGTTAATTATCCCTAATTCTCACCCGAAATTGTTGAAAAATACAATAATTTGTTCAAATTATAGTTGAAATAGATATATTCAAAGCTTGACTTTAGGTTTATTTTTGGTTAAATTTATATTCATGAAAACATTGAAAATGAAACAATTATGTTTGATCGTATTTTCAGCTTTGGCAGCACAAGCCGCGATAGCGAAGGTTATTGTAGTTGAAGGAAAATACCAGAATAAAAACCTGTATATTCAAAACGGCTATAGCAGTTCGGGTGTTGGTTTTTGCACTTATGAAATAATTGTGAACGGCGAAGTTTCGACGGATGAGATTAATTCTACCTCGTTTGAAATTGATCTTGCGCAATTCCAGCTTAAATACGGACAAAAAGTAGTTGTTGAAATAAAACACAAAGACGATTGTAGTCCACGCATTCTAAACCCTGAAGCATTAAAACCCAAAGCTTCTTTTGAAACAACATCATTAACACTTGCTCATAATGGATTGCTTTCATGGAGTACTGTTAACGAAGCCGGGTCATTACCATTTATTGTTGAGCAATTCAAGTGGAACAAGTGGATACCGGTTGGTGAAGTACAGGGCCTTGGTACACCTGCCGAAAACAGGTATTCTTTTCAAACCGAACTGCATTCAGGCGAAAATAAATTTCGTGTAAAACAGGTTGGTTACGGTGCCTTGCCTAAATACTCTAAAACGGTTTCAGTTATCTCCAACGAAACTCCACTTACCTTCAGCACTTCCAGAAATTCTGAAGATCTGCTTTTCTCGGGAGAAACAATGTTTGAAGTGTACGATGTTTATGGCCAAGTCATCAAAAAGGGGTTTGGGAAGTCTATCAATATCGGTAACATTAAGAAAGGACATTACTTCCTCTGCTACGACAACAGCGTTACCGAATTCAAGAAAAAATAATACCGGTACGTTTTAATAGTTCGCTTGGAAGGTTGTCGGGAAATGAGTTCATGTGAAAACCAAATTACTCTCCAAGGTGTTTCTTCACTTCCTCCGTCACATCTATCTCTTTTTTAATGGAAGTAGCACTATTCTCAATTTCCCGCTGTATGCCTTGGGTGGCATCTTTGAATTCGCGCAAGCCTTTTCCTAAGCCTCTGGCCAATGTGGGGATACTCTTGGAACCAAAGAACATGAGTATTACGAGTACTATTAGAAATACCTCGCTACCACCGATGTTCAGAAAAAGCAAAATCATGATGCAAAGATACAAAAAAGGAGACTCACTTCTGCCTACGCCAAAAAGGCTTCGGCAGACAAGCCGCCTCTCCGAAAGAAAGGGTTCTATCGCACAAACGGGCA
Protein-coding regions in this window:
- a CDS encoding universal stress protein; the protein is MENYKFLLATDYSEAVMNAERYAVQIAKETNSTLILLHVYSIPVTFPSEAIEYVKSNEKIRQFEKKRIEQHRDELFRSLNISPEKLPCECIVREGSAGNQIYKEAEESHADFIIVGTHGVSGFRETFLGSHSWDVIRKARVPVFAIPKDALFTGIKNIVFGTTYRKGEFSILDFLIHFAKQFDAKLTLLHVTNYVLSKDFEREMFEKFRSDVKGKFSYSRLEVKLLVNDAVAERLNLYCSDNKTDLLIMTVPKASLFEKIFLPNLSTTRKMSFHTQVPLLAIPDSYHVEHAEKIIHSSDMGC
- a CDS encoding WG repeat-containing protein, whose translation is MRANRIIAVFILAVSIGVGSIWDNRLEKGFAALSIYDYFKAKQLFEKSLKDHTCGATYGLSTIYSRNDNPLFNIDTAYLYVLRSELAFKSSPEKEKKLLVKLKVTEHTILELKEVIHRKAFEIYKQKNSVEWYNKYIKFFSDASEVKEAVQLRDELAYTIAGAAGTYLSYKEFIDNYPQAPQVKEAKEHYEERLYSEFTKDNTLGSYENFLRLYPKSPFVKEAENAIFALSTGKGTIGQYHDFIKKYPENHNVETAWHNIYALYVSDYRPERIAKFRIEFPDYPYQETVNLDLELSAMHFYKAKENNRFGFIDSAGELRVACIYDWVEDFAEGLAAVGLNNRAGFINKSGRTVVPIVYEEVDPFNNGFATVKQNGKNGFVNKLGKLILPLEYEEVFNFSEGYAAIIKNGKYGYVDQAGSVVIAPQFNKAGDYNEGFAYVELGGQWGYIDKRGELVIPCKYDWADNFENGFARVRYLQKYGLINSKGELLTAFEFDRMNKFSEGLSLVVKDGKYGFINPEGKPVIPVEYDYSNDVSLNEGFKDGLFKAEKNGKQGLIDNRGKLVIPRDFEAINIFSEEMAAIQRKGKWGYIDRRLKLQIPCQYESAGVFSEGLARVKKGGKYGFIDKNGKLIIPFEYDEAENFKGGFSFVIKEGKRGIIDNLNTVIIPIEMNDIKIIDEGILQLTKQDRLAYYKLSTGKYFWKENGF
- a CDS encoding twin-arginine translocase TatA/TatE family subunit produces the protein MILLFLNIGGSEVFLIVLVILMFFGSKSIPTLARGLGKGLREFKDATQGIQREIENSATSIKKEIDVTEEVKKHLGE